One bacterium genomic window carries:
- the rpsO gene encoding 30S ribosomal protein S15, translating to MPLSKVRKTEVIQEYRTHEGDTGSPEVQVAILSERITYLTDHFKTHTKDHHSRRGLLMLVGQRRRLLDYLREKDISRYRNIIERLGIRR from the coding sequence ATGCCCCTTTCGAAGGTACGAAAAACAGAAGTCATTCAGGAATATCGGACACATGAAGGAGATACGGGTTCACCCGAGGTCCAGGTTGCCATTTTGAGCGAGCGGATCACCTATCTGACCGATCATTTCAAGACGCACACGAAAGACCACCATTCCCGGAGGGGATTATTGATGCTCGTGGGGCAGCGGCGGCGTCTTCTCGATTATCTCAGGGAGAAAGATATCAGCCGCTACCGCAACATCATCGAGCGCCTTGGCATTCGCCGCTAA